One window from the genome of Blastopirellula retiformator encodes:
- a CDS encoding DUF1571 domain-containing protein — protein MAEPTLSRRRLLLAAPALSLGAASLLRGEEGRRNMKEPVYRVSNNPNTTQPVAAQHPLTPAVEMAKRALNRIDQSVRDYQCTLVKREQINGKVLDPEYMDTKIRNEQVDANGNIVAPFSVYMKFVAPAAVKGREVIYVKGHNNGNLVAHEGGKLLKLVTVPLDPNGMLAMRNNRYPITEIGIRNLIVRLIEVAEEDMRYGECEVKFYQGAKINDRVCTAIEVIHPTPRSNFRFHKAHIFIDDELQLPIRYAAWDWPKKAGEQPMLFEEYTYSNLKLNNGFTDTDFDTKNPAYEF, from the coding sequence ATGGCCGAGCCTACTCTTTCGCGACGCCGACTATTGTTGGCCGCCCCGGCTTTGTCGCTGGGCGCCGCCTCTTTGCTACGTGGCGAAGAAGGCCGCAGAAACATGAAGGAACCGGTTTACCGCGTTTCCAACAATCCGAACACCACCCAGCCGGTCGCCGCTCAGCACCCGCTGACCCCGGCGGTCGAGATGGCCAAGCGCGCCTTGAATCGCATCGACCAATCGGTCCGCGACTATCAGTGCACGCTGGTCAAGCGCGAACAGATCAACGGGAAAGTGCTCGACCCCGAGTACATGGACACCAAGATCCGTAACGAGCAGGTCGACGCCAATGGCAACATCGTCGCCCCGTTCAGCGTTTACATGAAGTTCGTCGCCCCGGCCGCCGTAAAAGGTCGCGAGGTGATTTATGTGAAGGGTCACAACAACGGCAACCTGGTCGCCCACGAAGGTGGCAAGCTGTTGAAGTTGGTGACCGTGCCGCTCGATCCGAACGGCATGTTGGCGATGCGGAACAACCGCTACCCGATCACCGAGATCGGCATTCGCAACCTGATCGTTCGCTTGATCGAAGTCGCCGAAGAAGACATGCGTTACGGCGAATGCGAAGTGAAGTTCTACCAGGGCGCCAAGATCAACGATCGGGTCTGCACCGCGATCGAAGTGATCCACCCGACCCCGCGCTCGAACTTCCGCTTCCACAAAGCGCACATCTTCATCGACGACGAACTGCAACTGCCGATTCGCTACGCCGCGTGGGACTGGCCCAAAAAGGCGGGCGAACAGCCGATGCTGTTTGAAGAATACACCTACAGCAACCTGAAGCTGAACAACGGCTTCACTGACACCGACTTCGACACCAAGAACCCGGCCTACGAGTTCTAG
- a CDS encoding M20/M25/M40 family metallo-hydrolase: MAETDVANREAANKAAESRIRDNVGFLASDELEGRGVGTAGLSKAAKFMAEQMKELGLDMTAVGGQPFQKFEVVTEAKLGPDEKNTLKLVGPKTKEVTPLVLGEQFNPLAAGGSGKFDLPIVFVGYGITAPDLEYDDYAGLDVKGKAVLMLRKEPQGDPHNPHSPFGGPHPTRHATFSRKISNAYQHGAAAVIMVNNLGEIETRVEDQQNVWNTAIADIAKVQAEYDALGDDAAADKKVELRDKLTDLAKTIADSGAKLKDGTDEVLPFMGAGSDESHPELPVYFVLRSAIDPVVQAALGKSLVEMETAINDDKQPHSRVIANWKAIGQTDVIREKAEISNVIGVLKGEGPQAEEIVLIGAHYDHIGYGGEGSLAPWTHEIHNGADDNASGAVALLETARQIVSRDGKPQRTIVFIGFTGEERGLLGSAYYVKHPVLDLEKTVAMLNMDMVGRLTDDKLIISGSGTAQEFDALIDKLNENYKFAVTKDPGGFGPSDHASFYAKEIPVMHFFTGTHDDYHRPSDDVEKLDIAGIRRIASMLADAAIAIDAMPAPPQYVAIAPESTERRTGSRPYFGSIPDFSVVGQGYALQGVSPDSPAEKAGLKAGDIIVKLGESKIAGLEDFDGALRAFKAGDKAKVTIMRSGMEITLTVTLASPR, encoded by the coding sequence ATGGCGGAAACGGATGTCGCCAATAGAGAAGCGGCCAACAAGGCGGCGGAATCGCGAATTCGCGACAACGTCGGTTTTCTCGCTTCCGACGAGTTGGAAGGGCGCGGCGTCGGCACCGCCGGGCTTAGCAAAGCGGCCAAGTTTATGGCCGAGCAGATGAAAGAGCTCGGGCTCGATATGACGGCGGTCGGCGGTCAGCCGTTTCAAAAGTTTGAGGTCGTCACCGAAGCGAAGCTGGGCCCGGATGAAAAAAACACGCTGAAGTTGGTCGGCCCCAAGACCAAGGAGGTAACGCCGCTCGTCTTGGGCGAGCAGTTCAATCCGCTCGCCGCCGGCGGTAGCGGCAAGTTTGATCTGCCAATCGTCTTTGTTGGCTATGGTATCACGGCGCCTGACTTGGAATACGACGACTATGCCGGTCTCGACGTTAAAGGGAAAGCGGTGTTGATGCTGCGGAAAGAGCCGCAAGGCGATCCCCACAATCCGCACAGCCCCTTCGGCGGTCCCCATCCGACGCGTCATGCCACCTTCAGTCGCAAGATCTCCAACGCCTATCAGCATGGCGCCGCGGCGGTGATCATGGTCAACAATCTCGGCGAGATCGAAACCCGCGTTGAAGATCAACAAAACGTTTGGAACACCGCCATCGCCGATATCGCCAAAGTTCAGGCCGAGTACGATGCGCTGGGGGACGATGCCGCCGCCGACAAAAAGGTGGAGCTGCGCGACAAGCTGACCGATCTGGCCAAAACGATCGCCGACAGCGGCGCCAAGCTGAAAGATGGAACGGACGAAGTGCTCCCCTTTATGGGCGCCGGCAGCGACGAAAGCCATCCCGAGTTGCCTGTCTATTTCGTGCTGCGAAGTGCGATCGATCCGGTGGTGCAAGCGGCGCTTGGCAAGTCGCTGGTCGAAATGGAAACCGCAATCAACGACGACAAACAGCCGCACAGCCGGGTGATCGCCAACTGGAAAGCGATCGGGCAGACCGACGTGATTCGCGAAAAGGCGGAGATCAGCAACGTGATCGGCGTGCTGAAAGGAGAAGGCCCGCAGGCTGAAGAGATCGTCTTGATCGGCGCTCACTACGACCACATCGGCTATGGGGGCGAAGGGAGCCTGGCGCCTTGGACGCATGAGATTCATAACGGCGCCGACGACAACGCCTCCGGCGCGGTCGCGCTGCTTGAAACCGCACGCCAGATCGTTAGTCGCGACGGCAAGCCGCAGCGGACGATCGTCTTTATCGGGTTCACCGGCGAAGAGCGCGGGCTGCTCGGCAGCGCCTACTACGTGAAGCATCCAGTGCTCGATCTGGAGAAGACGGTCGCGATGCTCAACATGGACATGGTCGGCCGCCTGACCGACGACAAGTTGATCATCAGCGGCAGCGGCACGGCCCAAGAGTTCGACGCGCTGATCGACAAGCTGAATGAGAACTACAAGTTCGCCGTCACCAAAGATCCGGGCGGGTTCGGCCCCAGCGATCACGCGTCGTTCTACGCCAAAGAGATTCCAGTGATGCACTTCTTTACCGGCACGCACGACGACTATCACCGGCCGAGCGACGATGTCGAGAAGCTTGATATCGCGGGCATTCGTCGCATCGCCAGCATGCTGGCGGATGCTGCGATAGCAATCGATGCGATGCCGGCGCCGCCGCAGTACGTTGCGATTGCGCCGGAGTCGACCGAGCGGCGGACTGGATCCCGTCCATATTTCGGCAGCATCCCCGACTTTAGCGTGGTTGGCCAAGGCTATGCGTTGCAAGGCGTTTCTCCCGATAGCCCAGCCGAAAAAGCAGGCCTGAAAGCGGGCGACATCATCGTAAAATTAGGGGAGAGCAAGATCGCCGGGCTCGAAGATTTCGACGGCGCATTGCGGGCCTTTAAGGCGGGCGACAAAGCGAAGGTGACGATTATGCGGTCTGGAATGGAAATTACGCTTACGGTAACCTTAGCTTCGCCCCGATAA
- a CDS encoding OmpH family outer membrane protein gives MKRLFSLTAILVSAIFVNFLADAANAQSGTNVAVIDIPMVFKGHALFKRQMEDFKVEVEAAEKSIGAERDRITKMIQELSQQYKPGSPDYKVKEEEVARQQSELQVKMTLQKKDFMEKEARIYFNVYDQVKRTVAAFAERNNIALVLRYNSTEIEAENRQSVLEGINRPVIYQNRIDITQDVLAMLNNGVRPPGDTQTARPQNGLIPR, from the coding sequence GTGAAGCGACTGTTTTCTTTGACCGCGATTTTGGTTTCCGCGATTTTCGTTAACTTTCTCGCGGATGCGGCGAACGCCCAGTCGGGCACCAATGTCGCCGTCATCGACATCCCGATGGTCTTCAAAGGCCATGCCCTTTTCAAGCGGCAGATGGAAGACTTCAAGGTCGAAGTCGAAGCTGCTGAAAAGTCGATCGGCGCCGAACGCGACCGGATCACCAAGATGATTCAAGAGCTGAGCCAACAGTACAAGCCAGGCTCGCCGGACTACAAAGTCAAAGAAGAAGAAGTCGCTCGTCAGCAATCGGAACTGCAAGTCAAAATGACGCTGCAGAAGAAGGACTTCATGGAAAAGGAAGCCCGGATTTACTTCAACGTCTACGATCAGGTCAAGCGTACCGTCGCTGCGTTCGCCGAACGTAACAACATCGCCTTGGTCCTGCGTTACAACAGCACCGAGATCGAAGCTGAAAATCGTCAGTCGGTTCTCGAAGGAATCAATCGCCCGGTGATCTACCAAAACCGGATCGACATCACCCAGGACGTCCTGGCGATGCTCAACAATGGCGTTCGTCCGCCTGGCGATACCCAAACGGCTCGTCCGCAAAACGGCCTGATTCCTCGCTAG
- a CDS encoding MBL fold metallo-hydrolase, translated as MLEIDAIISMPFDENTYIVRKVDSSDCLVVDPGLEPHKILDFLKQNQLTPVAILNTHGHSDHIGGNADLKKTYPDAPLIIGRGDAEKLNDPQKNLSAGFGLALISPPADQVVDEGDVLDLAGIQLEVREAPGHSVGHVVFVIHDAQAILGGDVLFAGSIGRTDFFDGDFGDLRDAIHNKLFTLPGDFVVYPGHGPATTIAEEIEENPFVGKPAGYKG; from the coding sequence GTGTTAGAAATCGACGCGATCATCAGCATGCCGTTTGATGAGAATACTTACATTGTCCGAAAAGTCGATTCCAGCGACTGCCTGGTGGTCGATCCCGGTCTTGAGCCCCACAAGATTCTCGACTTTCTCAAGCAGAATCAGCTGACCCCGGTCGCCATCCTCAACACGCACGGGCACAGCGATCACATCGGCGGAAATGCTGACCTCAAAAAGACTTATCCCGACGCGCCGCTGATTATCGGCCGCGGCGACGCCGAAAAACTGAACGATCCGCAGAAGAATCTCTCGGCGGGGTTCGGGCTGGCCCTGATCAGCCCCCCGGCCGATCAGGTGGTCGACGAGGGGGACGTGCTCGATCTGGCCGGCATCCAGCTCGAAGTCCGCGAGGCCCCAGGGCACTCGGTTGGACACGTTGTTTTCGTCATCCATGACGCCCAGGCGATTCTCGGCGGCGACGTCCTGTTCGCCGGCAGCATCGGCCGCACCGACTTCTTCGATGGCGACTTCGGCGATCTGCGGGATGCGATTCACAACAAGCTCTTCACCTTGCCGGGGGATTTCGTCGTTTATCCCGGGCATGGGCCCGCGACGACGATCGCCGAGGAGATCGAAGAGAACCCGTTTGTTGGCAAGCCGGCAGGCTACAAGGGTTAA
- a CDS encoding Gfo/Idh/MocA family oxidoreductase, with protein MASRRLAVIGAGHLGKIHARLAKQTAGLELVAIVDPIAAAREAAAAENGVPAYASHREISGEFDAAIIATPTQYHFEVAAELLADGVDLLVEKPITLSISDADQLLALAKVHGRVLQVGHVERFNPAFVAASKLIDRPRYIEAARTSGYSFRSVDIGVTLDLMIHDIDLVLSLAQSEVVAVEAIGSSVFGPHEDMVQARLTFENGCVANLTASRSSFQPRREMKVYHAGGFVQIDMGSRKLQSIKPDPRLASGELDVHALPQAEKDHIRQHLFESLLPLEEVELPATNAIADEQADFVRAIETGDTPRVDGFAGRDAVIVAEMVAKSIQRHVWHDADQSVRGPHFTPMPKLAPQTREAA; from the coding sequence ATGGCTTCACGTCGTCTCGCCGTCATCGGCGCTGGTCACCTCGGTAAAATTCATGCTCGCCTGGCCAAACAAACGGCAGGGCTCGAGCTGGTCGCAATCGTCGACCCGATCGCCGCCGCCCGCGAAGCCGCCGCGGCCGAAAATGGCGTGCCCGCCTATGCGTCGCATCGCGAAATCTCGGGCGAATTCGACGCCGCGATCATCGCCACGCCGACTCAGTATCACTTTGAAGTCGCGGCCGAACTATTGGCTGATGGCGTCGATCTGCTGGTCGAAAAGCCTATTACCCTCTCGATCTCCGACGCCGATCAGCTGTTGGCCTTGGCCAAAGTGCATGGTCGCGTCCTGCAAGTCGGGCATGTCGAACGCTTCAATCCGGCGTTTGTCGCCGCCAGCAAGTTGATCGATCGTCCCCGCTATATCGAAGCGGCTCGCACCAGCGGTTACTCGTTCCGCTCGGTCGACATTGGCGTAACGCTCGACCTGATGATTCATGACATCGACCTCGTCTTGTCGCTCGCCCAAAGCGAGGTCGTCGCCGTCGAGGCGATCGGCTCGTCGGTCTTTGGCCCCCACGAAGACATGGTTCAGGCTCGCCTGACGTTTGAAAACGGTTGCGTCGCTAATCTGACCGCCTCGCGGAGCAGCTTTCAGCCGCGTCGGGAGATGAAGGTCTACCACGCCGGCGGTTTCGTCCAGATCGACATGGGCAGCCGCAAGCTGCAGTCGATCAAGCCCGATCCCCGTTTGGCCTCTGGCGAGCTTGACGTCCATGCGTTGCCGCAAGCCGAAAAAGACCATATCCGGCAGCATCTTTTTGAGTCGCTGTTGCCGTTGGAGGAAGTCGAACTGCCGGCGACCAACGCGATCGCCGACGAACAGGCCGACTTTGTGCGAGCCATCGAAACCGGCGACACGCCGCGGGTCGATGGCTTTGCCGGTCGTGACGCGGTGATTGTTGCCGAAATGGTCGCCAAAAGCATCCAGCGCCACGTCTGGCACGACGCCGACCAATCGGTCCGCGGTCCCCATTTCACGCCGATGCCGAAGCTGGCCCCGCAAACCCGCGAAGCCGCGTAG
- the lpxC gene encoding UDP-3-O-acyl-N-acetylglucosamine deacetylase yields the protein MKKQLLRHDGEYRFQRTLASTVSVEGVGYWSGKSNRVEFRPAPIDAGITFVRDDLPNKPHIAASVANRIEVPRRTNLTVGGVTVEMVEHVLAALSGMQVDNCEVAVIAPEMPGLDGSSAAYVEAIRSAGVVQQDATRTLLVVSDVVRVGDDEAWVEARPNDKLRLDFKYRLDYGFNSPIGRETLTGTLTPKFFEKELATARTFILEDEANWLRSQGLCQQVGFQDLVVFGDEGPIENELRFEDECVRHKTLDLIGDFALAGCDIAGSVIAYRSGHRLNAELVKQLLLENQVQLGLRCSA from the coding sequence ATGAAGAAACAGCTGCTGCGTCACGATGGCGAATATCGTTTCCAACGAACGCTCGCCTCGACGGTCTCGGTCGAAGGGGTCGGTTACTGGTCGGGCAAGTCGAATCGCGTCGAGTTTCGACCTGCTCCGATTGACGCCGGAATCACGTTCGTGCGGGACGATCTGCCGAACAAGCCCCATATAGCGGCCTCGGTCGCCAACCGGATCGAAGTTCCTCGCCGCACCAACCTGACGGTCGGCGGTGTGACCGTCGAGATGGTCGAACATGTCTTGGCCGCGCTGTCGGGGATGCAAGTCGATAACTGCGAAGTCGCGGTGATCGCTCCGGAAATGCCGGGGCTCGACGGCTCTTCGGCCGCCTATGTCGAAGCGATTCGCTCGGCCGGCGTCGTTCAGCAAGATGCGACGCGCACCTTGCTGGTCGTCTCCGACGTGGTTCGCGTTGGCGATGACGAAGCGTGGGTAGAAGCTCGCCCTAACGACAAGCTCCGGCTCGACTTCAAGTACCGACTCGACTACGGCTTCAACAGCCCGATCGGTCGCGAAACGCTGACCGGCACGTTGACGCCCAAGTTCTTTGAAAAAGAGTTGGCGACTGCCCGGACCTTCATCCTGGAGGATGAAGCGAATTGGCTTCGTTCGCAGGGGTTGTGTCAGCAAGTTGGTTTTCAAGACCTGGTCGTCTTTGGCGACGAAGGCCCGATCGAAAACGAACTTCGTTTTGAAGATGAATGCGTACGCCATAAAACGCTCGATTTGATCGGCGACTTCGCCCTGGCCGGTTGCGACATCGCCGGTTCGGTGATCGCCTATCGCAGCGGTCACCGCCTAAACGCCGAACTGGTCAAGCAACTGCTGCTGGAAAACCAGGTTCAGCTCGGTCTCCGCTGCTCCGCCTAA
- a CDS encoding ATP-binding protein: protein MGQSSIRQLREQDVPSLFVIQGNDQGRRFELNDAVTSIGRDRTNTIQLHDTEISRRHAEIRLDGSRYELIDQESSNGCFINNELANRGYLTSGDRVQLGRTLMIFTHAETASEVRDAHRDPLIRQENVPDGSRIIRTVHHSEGSQIFMLPGGEGPETEWFTTARANLQLMYHTALAVSRTLDIDQLLDYIMGLVFDWIDADRGCVMLLDEESMHFTPKARRFRPGRQGADEAIVISRTILDFVLEKREGVLTTNASDDSRWDPAGSIITQGVREAICVPMQGRYGIVGAIYLDTFTAPGDAALQKKRRFNDDHLKLMVAVAHQAALAVEDTNYYSAVVQSERLAAVGQAVAAISHHVKNILQGIRGGSYLVEEGIKGTDVPLIEKGWGIVERNQERISTLVMDMLSYSKEREPDLTAANVNDTVGDVVELMQSRAAEFGVALNYTPLPLEIQLMFDVEGLHRAVLNVLSNAIDACQTVETPKVDVTVSLDEQTHRLNIDVVDNGCGIPPEKIDSIFTAFESSKGNRGTGLGLPVSQKILREHGGDIVVESSPGAGSRFTLYFPAHIAAPSPSPLDRPTQMD, encoded by the coding sequence ATGGGCCAATCTTCGATTCGCCAGCTACGGGAGCAAGACGTGCCGTCCCTTTTCGTGATTCAGGGCAACGATCAAGGAAGACGTTTCGAACTGAACGACGCGGTCACCTCGATCGGTCGTGATCGGACCAACACGATTCAATTGCATGATACCGAGATTTCTCGCCGTCATGCCGAAATTCGGTTGGACGGTTCGCGGTACGAACTGATCGACCAGGAAAGCTCCAACGGCTGCTTCATCAACAACGAACTGGCCAACCGCGGCTACTTGACCAGTGGCGATCGCGTCCAATTGGGCCGAACGTTGATGATCTTTACGCATGCCGAGACCGCCAGCGAGGTCCGCGACGCCCACCGCGATCCGCTGATCCGGCAAGAAAACGTGCCCGATGGTTCGCGGATCATCCGGACCGTCCATCACAGCGAGGGGAGCCAGATCTTCATGCTCCCCGGCGGCGAAGGCCCTGAAACCGAGTGGTTCACCACCGCCCGGGCCAACCTGCAGTTGATGTATCACACGGCGCTGGCCGTCAGCCGCACGCTCGATATCGATCAGTTGCTCGACTACATCATGGGGTTGGTCTTCGATTGGATCGACGCCGATCGGGGCTGCGTGATGCTGCTTGACGAAGAGTCGATGCATTTCACCCCCAAAGCCCGCCGCTTTCGCCCTGGCCGCCAAGGCGCCGACGAGGCGATCGTGATCAGCCGCACGATTCTCGACTTTGTACTCGAGAAACGGGAGGGCGTGCTCACCACCAACGCCAGCGACGACAGTCGCTGGGATCCGGCCGGCAGCATTATCACCCAAGGGGTACGCGAAGCGATCTGCGTGCCGATGCAAGGTCGTTATGGCATTGTTGGGGCGATCTATCTCGACACGTTCACCGCCCCTGGCGACGCCGCTCTACAAAAGAAGCGTCGCTTTAACGACGATCACCTGAAGCTGATGGTCGCCGTCGCCCACCAGGCGGCTCTAGCCGTCGAAGATACCAACTACTATTCGGCGGTCGTGCAGTCCGAACGTCTGGCCGCCGTCGGTCAGGCGGTCGCTGCGATTTCGCACCATGTGAAGAACATCCTGCAAGGGATCCGCGGCGGCAGCTACCTGGTCGAAGAAGGGATCAAAGGGACCGACGTTCCGCTGATCGAGAAAGGCTGGGGCATCGTCGAGCGGAACCAGGAGCGGATCTCGACCCTGGTGATGGACATGCTCTCGTACAGCAAAGAGCGAGAGCCTGATCTGACCGCGGCCAACGTCAACGATACGGTCGGCGACGTCGTCGAACTGATGCAGTCCCGCGCCGCCGAGTTTGGCGTCGCACTCAACTACACGCCGCTGCCGCTTGAGATCCAACTGATGTTCGATGTCGAGGGCCTGCACCGCGCGGTGCTGAACGTCTTGTCGAACGCGATCGACGCCTGCCAGACGGTCGAAACGCCGAAGGTCGACGTCACCGTTTCGCTCGACGAGCAGACGCATCGGCTCAACATTGACGTCGTCGACAACGGCTGCGGCATTCCGCCGGAGAAGATTGATTCAATCTTCACCGCGTTTGAGTCGTCCAAAGGCAACCGCGGCACCGGGCTCGGTCTACCAGTCAGCCAGAAGATCCTCCGCGAACATGGGGGAGACATCGTGGTCGAAAGTTCGCCCGGGGCCGGAAGTCGCTTTACGCTTTACTTCCCGGCCCATATCGCGGCGCCGTCGCCATCGCCGCTCGATCGCCCCACGCAAATGGATTAG